GAGCAAACGCTGAGCGGGTCGAAGCCGGAAGCGAACTAACTGCCCCTGCTCGTTCTCGATCATGTAGAGATTATCGAGACGCCACCATTTATCGCTGAGTTTGTCCTCAATCTCGAGGAGTTCAGCATCGGAGATTTCTTCAAACTGATGTGTCATTGCGTCTTGCTCATCAAGCCATCGCCGCCCATGGCGCGAATATCATCAAGAATCTTGGAAACTGGCGTGTCGTCGCCTTTGCCCTCTTTACTGATTTTGTCAGCTTCTAGGCCAAGTTTGCGCGCTGCGTTTTCAACTCGCTTAGTATCAGCAACGATGTGTGGCACTTTGACTGTATCGATTTTCAAAGCGGAAAGCGTTCGAGTAATCGACTCAATACGGCTAGTCAACGAGCCCAATCCATTTTCAATTCGATAGTAGGATTCATACAGCGAAACGCGGTCCTCGATGCTATTTGCGTTTTTAATGTCGTCCATGCATTGAGAAAGCGCCTCCGCGCCAGATTGAAGACGAACACGACAAAGCTCCAATTCATCTTGCAAGTCTGCAATGGCCGCAGCATCAAACTTCTCAAGCTCGTTTTCTTTGAAGTACCTAGCGTAGATGCCATGTTTTCTGGCCCTAGAGTTGCCTGGCTCTGCGGAATTGCTTGGATTGGGATTGCCAGCGTTGCCAACAGAGATTTTATGACCGGGAAGAAAACGCCCGCTTTCATCTCGTTCGCTTTGTCCCATGTCATGTTCGTTACTGGGCTCTAAAGCCTCTGACTGCTTGTGATTTTGTTTGTGACCATTTTTTCGTGTCACTTTTTTCTTATCTGCTTTTTGCGCACATTGCGCACTTCGACTTTGCGCAGAGTGTTTTTGCGCATTTTGCGCAGTGCGATGCGCAGATTCATCATGCGCAGTGTTACGCACTTTGATATATCGCCGAGCGGTCTGATAGTTGAGCCCTTCGCTCTCACACCACTCCTTTGCAGAAATGCCAGTTCTCGCGTGGGCAACTTCGAATTTCTTTTGTAATAGTTCCCATTTGTTCGACATGTTTTTCTCTTACTACTTTCTCATAAGCTCGTTGGAGAGTTCCCCTTCCACTACCCAATCCCCGATAACGGGACGATGGGTAGTTGGGATGCAAATGCGTTCACCCGAAGAGAGGTAAACCCGAGCCGATTTGCCGTTATACCCGATAACGCCCTTAATCTTTCCTGTCCGATTTGGTTGACTGACTTCAGTGAGCTTTTTCATTTGGGCATTCCACTACAAACATAATTGGAGCCACTGCGGTGAGTGGCTCCTGTTATGGCTATGGTGTTATCGGTGAGAGAAGTGAGCTAACCCGGCTTGTTCTTTTGAGTACGCCATTGGAGATACTCGTCGGCTTGGGCTGCGCATTCACTAAGTGCAGCTTTCAACCGCGGGATGTCTTGAGTAACGATTTGCGGCCAGGTACCGATGACTTGAGGCTTATAACAGGGAACGATAAGCCCCTCGGGAGGGAGAATGTATTCAGTTACTACGATGGGTTCAGGTTTAGTAGGGCTGGCGCAACTGCTCAGTAACGGTATCAGGGATAGCGCAGCGACTATCCGCCACTTGCTGCTCAAGGAACTGGATGTCATGGCGAAGCTTTTCCTCCTGCTTTGCGTTTCTGTTGGCTCTTTCGATAAGTAAGGTGTTCATGCGCTCGC
The Vibrio navarrensis DNA segment above includes these coding regions:
- the lysC gene encoding Rz1-like lysis system protein LysC, giving the protein MTSSSLSSKWRIVAALSLIPLLSSCASPTKPEPIVVTEYILPPEGLIVPCYKPQVIGTWPQIVTQDIPRLKAALSECAAQADEYLQWRTQKNKPG